The following proteins are co-located in the Solea senegalensis isolate Sse05_10M linkage group LG12, IFAPA_SoseM_1, whole genome shotgun sequence genome:
- the p2ry10 gene encoding putative P2Y purinoceptor 10: MIRNTSVSWEESPVNSSRCGLNLTAWERSMDTMYTYFYLLLFIPGLPLNTIALWVLCRHISKKTKAVIFMINLTLADLVHILSLPLRIYYYFTHTWPFGRGLCLFCFYLKFLNMYAAIVFLVCISLQRCVFLLNPFAARQWRRRYDLLISIIVWVVVSLACSPFILMRSSSSAASSIHSTHTIYNMSYSLDVTSPQGYTKLNAAPLSTSPSRLTTLSSPISTTGGCFKDLPTRPLPLSQAVIMMALAELFGFFIPLACITYSSVRIAHSLNRRQTQDALNSSARSRLQSVTSFQEDKCQTDGEKQRALRMVLSCSALFLLCFVPYHINFLLYLMVSQDVLTHCATRQAVLQFHPVSLCLASVSCCLNPLLYYFLTAEFRLHLTRRTSSFSSSISSPTQRVPPHRLMSVESTFSDRE, encoded by the exons ATGATTCGGAATACATCGGTGTCATGGGAGGAGTCCCCGGTCAACTCCTCGCGATGTGGCCTTAATCTGACCGCCTGGGAGCGGAGCATGGATACCATGTACACCTACTTCTACCTGCTGCTCTTCATCCCTGGCCTGCCGCTCAATACCATTGCCCTGTGGGTCCTCTGCAGACATATCAG TAAGAAGACCAAGGCAGTGATCTTCATGATAAACCTGACATTAGCTGACCTGGTCCACATCCTGTCTCTGCCCCTCAGGATCTATTATTACTTCACACACACTTGGCCTTTTGGCCGAggcttgtgtttgttctgtttctaCCTGAAATTCCTCAACATGTACGCTGCCATAGTGTTTCTG GTGTGTATCAGCCTGCAGAGGTGTGTCTTCCTGCTTAACCCCTTCGCTGCCCGCCAGTGGAGGCGGCGGTATGACCTGCTGATCAGCATCATAGTGTGGGTGGTGGTCAGTCTGGCCTGCTCGCCGTTCATTCTGATGCGGAGTAGCAGTAGTGCCGCCAGCTCCATCCACAGTACACACACGATCTACAACATGTCCTATTCTTTGGATGTCACTTCTCCACAGGGTTACACCAAACTCAATGCGGCACCTTTGAGTACAAGCCCCAGCAGACTCACAACACTCTCCAGCCCCATCTCCACCACAGGGGGCTGCTTCAAAGATTTGCCCACGCGGCCTCTTCCGCTCTCTCAGGCAGTCATCATGATGGCTCTCGCTGAGCTGTTTGGTTTCTTCATCCCTCTGGCCTGCATCACCTACAGCTCTGTGCGCATTGCCCACTCCCTCAACCGAAGACAGACCCAGGATGCTCTGAACTCCTCAGCACGCAGCCGACTCCAGTCAGTCACCTCCTTCCAGGAGGATAAATGTCAGACCGATGGTGAGAAGCAGCGAGCGCTGCGTATGGTGCTGAGCTGCTCTGCCCTCTTCTTGTTGTGCTTCGTCCCCTACCACATCAACTTCTTGCTCTACCTGATGGTGTCTCAGGATGTGTTGACTCACTGTGCAACCAGACAGGCGGTACTGCAGTTCCACCCGGTGTCTCTGTGCCTGGCAAGTGTGAGCTGCTGCCTCAACCCATTACTCTATTATTTTCTAACAGCCGAGTTCAGGTTGCACCTCACCAGGCGCACCTCATCGTTCTCCTCCTCGATCAGCTCCCCCACCCAGCGTGTGccaccacacagactgatgaGTGTGGAGAGCACCTTCTCAGACAGGGAGTAA